In Yersinia enterocolitica subsp. enterocolitica, one DNA window encodes the following:
- the arnE gene encoding 4-amino-4-deoxy-L-arabinose-phosphoundecaprenol flippase subunit ArnE: MTSYLLLITVSLLTCAGQLCQKQAAQSWALPQHYRLAPTLRWLASAVVLLGLGMLLWLRLLQHLPLSVAYPILSFNFVLVTLAAQFFYGEQATSRHWLGIASIMFGILLISWHL, translated from the coding sequence ATGACAAGCTATTTGTTATTGATAACAGTCAGTTTATTGACTTGTGCTGGGCAGTTGTGCCAGAAGCAAGCTGCGCAATCTTGGGCTTTGCCACAACACTATCGGCTAGCTCCAACATTGCGCTGGCTTGCTAGCGCCGTGGTGTTACTCGGTTTAGGGATGTTGCTGTGGTTACGTTTATTGCAACATTTACCTCTGAGTGTTGCTTATCCGATCCTCAGCTTTAATTTTGTGCTGGTCACTTTGGCTGCCCAATTTTTTTACGGTGAGCAAGCAACTTCTCGTCATTGGTTAGGGATTGCTTCCATTATGTTTGGCATTCTTTTGATTAGTTGGCATCTATGA
- the arnF gene encoding 4-amino-4-deoxy-L-arabinose-phosphoundecaprenol flippase subunit ArnF, with translation MKGYGWGIGSVVLVTVAQLILKWGMMNTPLMSLADINGQFVFNHLPQFIAVICGLAGYALSMLCWFFALRYLPLNRAYPLLSLSYALVYLGAVSLPWFSESATLLKTLGAGFILLGIWLINTKPIAKD, from the coding sequence ATGAAAGGGTACGGGTGGGGAATTGGAAGTGTAGTGCTGGTGACCGTTGCCCAATTAATACTCAAGTGGGGCATGATGAATACGCCATTAATGTCATTGGCCGATATTAATGGGCAATTCGTTTTCAATCATTTGCCACAATTTATTGCAGTGATTTGTGGATTGGCGGGATATGCTTTATCAATGTTATGTTGGTTTTTTGCACTAAGATATTTGCCGCTTAATCGCGCTTATCCACTATTGAGCCTCAGTTATGCGTTGGTCTATTTAGGTGCAGTATCTTTGCCGTGGTTCAGTGAATCTGCAACTTTACTGAAAACATTAGGTGCGGGTTTTATTCTGTTGGGAATATGGCTGATTAATACAAAACCAATCGCAAAAGATTAG
- a CDS encoding NlpC/P60 family protein, whose amino-acid sequence MRIRFWIFLVSMILAGCSSHAPTPSGHLSDSIVVVAKLNEQLRQWEGTPYRNGGLDQRGVDCSGFVYRTFRDRFDMQLPRTTVAQTTLGTKVSRDELMPGDLVFFKTGSGQNGLHVGIYDTNDEFIHASTSKGVIRSSLENVYWKRVYWQARRM is encoded by the coding sequence ATGCGGATACGTTTCTGGATCTTTCTGGTCAGCATGATCCTCGCCGGCTGTAGCAGCCATGCCCCGACACCAAGTGGTCACTTGTCTGATTCTATTGTAGTGGTTGCCAAACTGAATGAACAACTGCGCCAATGGGAAGGCACACCCTATCGGAATGGGGGGCTGGATCAACGTGGCGTTGATTGTTCTGGTTTTGTATATCGCACATTCCGCGATCGTTTTGATATGCAATTACCCCGTACTACTGTCGCACAAACCACCTTAGGAACAAAAGTTTCCCGCGATGAACTCATGCCGGGTGATCTCGTATTCTTCAAAACCGGCAGTGGCCAGAATGGGTTGCACGTTGGTATTTACGATACTAATGATGAGTTTATTCATGCTTCAACGAGCAAAGGTGTCATTCGTTCATCGCTGGAGAATGTTTACTGGAAACGGGTGTATTGGCAAGCACGCCGAATGTAA